The Terriglobia bacterium genome window below encodes:
- a CDS encoding hydrogenase iron-sulfur subunit yields the protein MVALDEATANWAVTFAHGPGFEPKILAFVCNWCTYTGADLAGTSRLKMAPNVRVVRLPCSSRVNPLFVMKALERGADGVIVSGCHPGDCHYSTGNYYARRRLAILHDLLAFLGVDPHRVTFSWVSAAEGGKWQQLVNETTERVRQLGPHPRNQRSSTGGVDTYHEGAA from the coding sequence ATGGTTGCCCTGGATGAAGCGACCGCTAATTGGGCGGTAACTTTCGCGCACGGCCCTGGCTTTGAGCCGAAGATTTTGGCTTTTGTGTGCAACTGGTGCACCTACACAGGAGCCGATCTGGCGGGTACCAGCCGGCTGAAAATGGCACCGAACGTACGGGTTGTCCGCCTGCCTTGCAGCAGTCGCGTGAACCCGCTCTTTGTCATGAAAGCGCTCGAGCGCGGCGCTGATGGTGTTATCGTCAGTGGTTGCCATCCCGGAGATTGCCACTACAGTACGGGCAACTACTACGCGCGACGCCGCCTTGCCATTCTGCATGACCTCCTTGCGTTTCTGGGCGTGGACCCTCATCGTGTGACCTTTTCCTGGGTATCCGCCGCCGAGGGAGGAAAGTGGCAACAACTGGTGAACGAAACCACGGAACGTGTCCGGCAGCTTGGACCGCACCCGAGGAACCAGCGTAGTTCCACCGGGGGGGTGGACACTTACCATGAAGGAGCTGCGTGA
- a CDS encoding Fe-S oxidoreductase, with protein sequence MKELRELAQKLLIDGSVKVVIGYEEGPRGVRPVFVTEPAQAEKLIFDTRCVHNLAAYLNPRRRQIAKLGKPAVVVKGCDARAVAGLIREAQIKREDVVIIAVRCGGVVRDPAQSAALTVDNVSDRCAGCNVREPKLFDHLLGPLPPAPPQSTRREDKLAELAGMTPAERWAFWSGHLDRCIRCHACREVCPMCFCVRCTADRSRPQWIECSPTPQSNRSWQLMRVLHQAGRCVDCLECERACPANIPLGLLNKYVAQVVEQRFGYRSCDDPTVPAPLGVFSTDDQQEFIQ encoded by the coding sequence ATGAAGGAGCTGCGTGAGCTTGCTCAAAAGCTTCTAATCGACGGCTCGGTCAAAGTTGTAATTGGATACGAAGAGGGCCCGCGCGGAGTACGCCCCGTCTTCGTCACCGAACCGGCGCAAGCGGAGAAGCTCATCTTCGACACGCGCTGCGTACACAACCTGGCCGCCTATCTGAACCCGCGGCGGCGCCAGATCGCCAAGCTTGGCAAACCTGCCGTCGTGGTCAAAGGGTGCGACGCGCGCGCTGTTGCCGGCCTGATTCGTGAGGCGCAGATCAAGCGCGAAGACGTGGTAATCATCGCTGTCCGTTGCGGCGGCGTCGTGCGGGACCCTGCCCAGAGCGCTGCGTTGACCGTCGACAACGTCTCCGATCGTTGTGCCGGCTGCAACGTCCGCGAGCCAAAGCTTTTCGATCATCTCCTCGGGCCGCTGCCACCGGCTCCACCACAAAGTACGCGGCGTGAGGACAAGCTCGCAGAGCTGGCAGGAATGACGCCCGCCGAGCGTTGGGCCTTCTGGAGCGGACACCTGGATCGTTGCATCCGCTGCCACGCCTGCCGGGAAGTATGCCCCATGTGCTTCTGTGTGCGCTGTACGGCGGATAGGAGCCGGCCCCAGTGGATTGAGTGTTCGCCCACGCCGCAGAGCAATCGTTCCTGGCAATTGATGCGGGTCTTGCATCAGGCCGGCCGGTGCGTGGATTGCCTGGAATGTGAACGTGCCTGCCCGGCAAATATTCCGCTGGGGCTCCTTAACAAATATGTTGCCCAGGTTGTGGAGCAACGTTTTGGTTACAGAAGCTGCGATGACCCGACGGTACCGGCGCCTCTGGGAGTTTTTTCTACCGATGACCAACAGGAGTTCATCCAGTGA
- a CDS encoding 4Fe-4S dicluster domain-containing protein, translating into MASLVADGIRVIAPVRAKDAPERADYLPIKRLEEADFAGPLPRRSLKEFFLPPSEVLLCYRLRKNDVEIEEIPITSPPKVLLGVRPCDAAGIEILDRVMGWDYRDELWFGRREATTIVSLACTVADDSCFCTAVGLGPDSTKGSDVLLAPLEGSFLAQAVTPKGEALLRRQPLAPAAEATDIQKAEALASTTQKKVAKNLPTVPDEMPAWLAGKFDHDVWKSIALRCHGCGICAAICPTCHCFDIVDEHEHYDRGVRRRNWDSCQTTKFTLHASNYNPRSSQVERFRQRVMHKFSIYPRRFGAFLCTGCGRCSRGCPAGMNLPEVVGQLIELARAESQGGSR; encoded by the coding sequence GTGGCGAGTCTGGTCGCGGATGGGATTCGCGTGATCGCACCGGTGCGTGCCAAGGATGCTCCCGAACGCGCCGACTACCTGCCCATTAAGCGTCTCGAGGAAGCCGATTTTGCCGGCCCGCTGCCGCGACGGTCGCTCAAGGAATTCTTCCTCCCTCCATCCGAAGTTCTTTTGTGCTATCGGCTGCGGAAAAATGACGTCGAGATTGAGGAAATTCCAATCACATCTCCGCCGAAGGTGCTGCTCGGTGTCCGGCCATGCGACGCTGCCGGAATTGAGATCCTCGACCGCGTCATGGGTTGGGATTATCGCGATGAGCTATGGTTCGGGCGGCGTGAAGCGACCACCATTGTCAGTCTCGCCTGCACCGTCGCTGATGACTCCTGCTTTTGCACGGCCGTGGGGCTCGGACCGGATTCCACCAAGGGTTCCGATGTGCTGCTTGCTCCGCTGGAGGGAAGCTTTCTTGCCCAGGCCGTTACCCCGAAAGGAGAGGCGCTGTTGAGGAGACAACCGCTCGCGCCGGCAGCCGAAGCCACCGACATCCAGAAGGCAGAGGCCCTCGCGAGCACAACGCAGAAAAAGGTGGCGAAAAACCTGCCCACTGTTCCCGATGAAATGCCCGCTTGGCTGGCGGGGAAATTCGACCATGACGTTTGGAAGTCGATTGCCTTGCGATGCCACGGCTGCGGTATCTGCGCCGCGATCTGTCCAACGTGCCACTGCTTCGACATCGTTGACGAGCACGAGCACTACGATCGAGGCGTACGCCGCCGGAACTGGGACTCGTGCCAAACCACGAAATTTACGCTGCACGCGTCCAACTACAATCCCCGAAGTTCGCAGGTCGAACGGTTCCGCCAGCGAGTCATGCACAAGTTCTCGATCTACCCGCGCCGATTCGGCGCGTTCTTGTGCACCGGCTGTGGCCGCTGTTCTCGCGGCTGCCCCGCCGGCATGAACCTTCCCGAAGTCGTGGGCCAGCTGATTGAGCTTGCGAGGGCGGAGTCCCAGGGGGGCAGCAGATGA
- a CDS encoding FAD/NAD(P)-binding protein encodes MNLYQPRLMRIQEMRDETPDIRTYKLTFHEPKVAERFDFFAGQFGEYSVFGEGESTFCIASPPTRKGYIECSVKAVGKVTWALRRLGVGDTVGFRGPYGNSFPIEQMKGHSIVFIAGGIGIAPVRSLIWNVLDIRDQFKDVTIVYGARTVADLVYKQELEEWSKRTDLKLWEAVDPGGQTPDWKGEVALVPVLLEKAAPAAADNFAVICGPPIMIKFTLPVLTKLGFPDDRIYTTLENRMKCGIGKCGRCNVGSVYVCKDGPVFTAAQIRSLPKDF; translated from the coding sequence ATGAACCTCTATCAGCCACGCCTGATGCGCATCCAGGAAATGAGGGACGAGACTCCTGACATTCGCACGTACAAGTTGACCTTCCATGAACCGAAGGTCGCGGAGAGGTTCGACTTTTTCGCCGGGCAATTCGGCGAATACTCCGTCTTTGGCGAAGGAGAGAGCACGTTCTGCATCGCCTCACCGCCCACGCGCAAGGGGTACATCGAATGCAGCGTCAAGGCTGTCGGGAAGGTGACGTGGGCCTTGCGCCGGCTGGGTGTGGGAGACACGGTGGGTTTTCGCGGCCCATATGGGAATTCTTTCCCGATCGAACAGATGAAGGGGCACTCGATCGTGTTTATCGCCGGCGGTATCGGCATCGCGCCAGTGCGCAGCCTGATCTGGAACGTCCTGGATATTCGCGACCAGTTCAAGGATGTGACGATCGTTTATGGGGCGCGCACGGTGGCCGATCTTGTCTACAAGCAAGAACTGGAGGAGTGGTCGAAACGGACAGACTTGAAGCTGTGGGAAGCGGTAGATCCAGGCGGCCAGACGCCAGACTGGAAGGGCGAAGTCGCCCTCGTTCCCGTGCTACTGGAAAAGGCTGCGCCTGCGGCCGCCGACAACTTCGCGGTCATCTGCGGCCCGCCCATCATGATCAAGTTTACGCTCCCGGTACTCACCAAACTGGGGTTCCCGGACGACCGCATCTATACCACGCTCGAAAACCGCATGAAGTGCGGAATCGGCAAATGCGGGCGTTGCAATGTCGGGTCCGTCTACGTTTGCAAAGACGGGCCGGTGTTCACGGCCGCCCAGATCAGGAGCTTGCCGAAGGATTTTTGA
- a CDS encoding CoB--CoM heterodisulfide reductase iron-sulfur subunit A family protein, producing MSSESRIGVYLCHPAGSDQGVVDLEAVAEYAAQLAGVMVARIMPVPRRLDPEGLAAEMRQARLNAVVLAGDSPGFYKPAFARALSLAGGDPEQVRLASFREHGAVSDRTAGRAKAVLACAVYGVPFTLAAEPGCVPVQTDTLVIGAGIAGIQAALEIADAGYKVHLIERAATIGGHMAMFDKTFPTLDCAACILTPKMVVAGKHPNIHLMVLSEVQEVSGGPGAYQVKVLKHTPRVDAEACTACGECAQFCPVSVASEFDAGIATRKAIYLSFPQAVPNAYAVDPRSCLWIQSDGKKCGACVKKCDKGAVCLDAKDEIVELNVGNIIVATGYDVLDARRVERYGYGIYPNVLTALEFERLSNASGPTAGKIVLKTKRQNKRTKTDEWVLDADGPKPKAVAIIHCVGSRDHNYNPYCSRVCCMYSLKFAHLVREKLPEAKCYEYYIDMRAFGKGYEEFFERIKEEGVCVVRGRSAKVIERDRQMFVRGEDIVADQLTEVPVDMVLLAVGMTPAAGSVKLAEMLGIDRESDAWFNELNYNTEPNMTERGGIFVAGVCQGPKDIPDTVAQASAAAAKVLRAIVGGKVQQGRADLTVSEIEAKAQVLAQL from the coding sequence ATGAGTTCCGAGTCGCGGATCGGGGTTTACCTTTGTCATCCCGCCGGCAGCGATCAAGGCGTGGTGGACCTTGAGGCAGTCGCGGAATATGCGGCGCAGTTGGCTGGTGTCATGGTGGCGCGGATTATGCCCGTCCCTCGGCGTCTGGACCCCGAGGGACTCGCCGCCGAGATGCGCCAGGCCCGCTTGAACGCCGTGGTCCTGGCCGGCGACTCGCCCGGGTTCTACAAGCCCGCGTTCGCACGCGCGCTTTCTCTGGCGGGCGGCGACCCGGAGCAGGTCCGGCTGGCTTCTTTCCGCGAACATGGAGCTGTGTCTGACCGCACTGCTGGACGCGCTAAGGCGGTGCTTGCGTGCGCGGTGTATGGCGTCCCATTTACGCTCGCGGCTGAACCGGGGTGCGTGCCTGTCCAGACCGACACGCTGGTCATCGGAGCTGGGATAGCCGGCATCCAGGCTGCTTTGGAGATCGCGGATGCGGGTTACAAGGTTCACTTGATCGAACGCGCGGCAACCATTGGTGGTCACATGGCGATGTTCGACAAGACATTTCCCACCCTCGACTGTGCCGCCTGCATTCTCACGCCCAAGATGGTGGTCGCCGGCAAGCACCCCAACATCCATCTCATGGTCCTGTCTGAAGTGCAGGAGGTCTCGGGCGGGCCGGGCGCATACCAGGTGAAAGTGCTCAAGCATACCCCGCGAGTTGATGCCGAGGCATGCACGGCGTGTGGCGAGTGCGCGCAGTTCTGTCCCGTCTCAGTGGCCAGCGAATTCGACGCCGGTATAGCGACGCGCAAAGCGATCTATCTTTCGTTCCCGCAGGCCGTCCCCAACGCTTACGCCGTCGACCCGCGTTCCTGTCTCTGGATCCAGAGCGACGGCAAGAAATGCGGCGCATGCGTCAAGAAGTGCGACAAGGGCGCGGTTTGCCTGGATGCCAAAGATGAAATTGTCGAACTCAACGTCGGCAACATCATCGTTGCGACGGGTTACGATGTCCTCGATGCGCGACGGGTTGAGCGCTATGGGTATGGGATCTATCCCAACGTTCTCACCGCACTTGAGTTCGAACGCCTGAGCAATGCCTCCGGGCCGACCGCCGGCAAGATCGTTCTGAAGACCAAGCGGCAAAATAAAAGAACGAAGACGGACGAGTGGGTCTTGGATGCTGACGGACCCAAGCCTAAGGCGGTGGCGATCATTCATTGTGTGGGGTCTCGCGATCACAATTACAACCCTTATTGTTCGCGCGTCTGCTGCATGTACTCCCTGAAGTTCGCGCACCTCGTCCGGGAGAAGCTGCCGGAGGCGAAGTGCTACGAGTACTACATTGACATGCGCGCCTTCGGAAAAGGCTACGAAGAGTTCTTCGAGCGCATTAAGGAAGAGGGCGTGTGCGTCGTGCGTGGCCGCTCGGCCAAGGTCATCGAACGTGACCGGCAGATGTTTGTCCGCGGCGAAGACATCGTGGCGGACCAGTTGACGGAAGTGCCGGTCGACATGGTTCTGCTCGCGGTGGGAATGACGCCGGCTGCCGGCTCGGTGAAGCTGGCGGAAATGCTCGGCATCGACCGGGAAAGCGACGCCTGGTTCAACGAACTGAACTACAACACCGAACCGAACATGACCGAAAGAGGTGGGATCTTCGTGGCCGGGGTGTGCCAGGGACCGAAGGACATCCCGGACACGGTGGCACAGGCTTCAGCGGCTGCGGCGAAGGTGCTGCGCGCCATTGTTGGCGGCAAAGTCCAGCAGGGCCGGGCTGACCTCACTGTGTCGGAGATCGAGGCCAAGGCGCAAGTGTTGGCGCAACTCTGA
- a CDS encoding 4Fe-4S dicluster domain-containing protein: MAARVNPMFIGDLERYGAEDVAKCYHCGNCTAICPFSQEPFLFPRRSMRYLQMGLEKPLRSSLEPWLCYYCGECSEQCPREAEPGETMMSIRRWLISQYDFTGLSKLFYRSWKAELAAIAIVAILTAVGFLAYGFHFGGGSLSVYDGPKAFLPAESVHIFDWIMGTTLFLLLAINAARMWHWTMRGEGAPRVSAWSYVRCLPLLVVHFFTQKRYRECENRRPWALHLVLMLSYVTMLVLIMFFLRAMQYGPAIRWQAHIFGYAASLGLVVTSVAALQGRLKKNTPAHRHSHESDWMFLGLLIFVALTGILQHVLHRAGLPAAANVTYVVHLLGVVPMLTLEVPFSKWSHLAYRPLAMYFAALQQEAYATAQAGARVEAAKRHLVA; the protein is encoded by the coding sequence ATGGCAGCTCGCGTGAACCCAATGTTCATCGGGGACCTGGAACGCTATGGCGCGGAGGACGTCGCCAAGTGCTACCACTGCGGTAATTGCACCGCTATCTGCCCGTTTTCCCAGGAGCCATTCCTTTTTCCGCGGCGCAGCATGCGCTATTTGCAGATGGGCCTGGAGAAGCCGCTCCGCTCCTCGCTTGAGCCCTGGCTTTGCTATTACTGTGGCGAGTGTTCGGAGCAGTGCCCGCGTGAAGCCGAGCCCGGCGAGACCATGATGAGCATCCGGCGCTGGCTCATTTCCCAGTATGACTTCACGGGCCTGTCCAAGTTGTTTTACCGCTCCTGGAAGGCGGAGCTTGCGGCCATAGCGATCGTGGCCATTCTCACCGCTGTCGGCTTTCTGGCCTACGGCTTCCATTTTGGGGGCGGAAGCTTATCCGTCTACGACGGCCCGAAGGCATTCCTTCCCGCGGAGTCGGTGCACATCTTCGACTGGATCATGGGCACGACTCTTTTCCTGCTGCTGGCCATCAACGCTGCGCGTATGTGGCATTGGACGATGCGCGGCGAAGGCGCTCCCCGGGTCTCTGCCTGGAGTTATGTCCGCTGTCTGCCCCTGCTGGTGGTGCATTTCTTCACGCAGAAACGATACCGCGAGTGCGAAAACAGGCGACCTTGGGCACTCCACCTTGTGCTCATGCTCAGCTACGTGACCATGCTGGTGCTGATCATGTTTTTCCTGCGGGCCATGCAGTACGGACCGGCGATACGCTGGCAGGCGCACATCTTCGGCTATGCCGCTTCCCTTGGGCTGGTTGTCACCAGCGTCGCGGCACTCCAAGGACGCCTGAAGAAGAACACGCCCGCACACCGACATTCGCACGAGTCCGACTGGATGTTCCTCGGCTTGCTCATTTTTGTGGCGCTGACGGGAATCCTCCAGCACGTGCTGCACCGGGCGGGACTGCCGGCGGCGGCGAATGTCACCTACGTAGTGCACCTCCTGGGCGTGGTTCCGATGCTGACGCTGGAGGTGCCGTTCAGCAAGTGGTCACACCTCGCCTATCGGCCACTCGCGATGTATTTCGCGGCGTTACAGCAGGAGGCCTACGCGACGGCGCAGGCAGGGGCTCGGGTCGAAGCGGCGAAGCGGCACCTGGTGGCGTAA
- a CDS encoding CoB--CoM heterodisulfide reductase iron-sulfur subunit A family protein, with translation MQGERIGVYICNCGTNIAKMVDPDAVAEAAKEIPGVASARSYKYMCSNPGQEMIAQDIRDLSLTRVVVSACSPRMHEGTFRKVLERAGINPYLLEMANIREQCSWIHEDKVAATEKAKDLTRAAIQRVKYHEPLESRSVAMCPATLVLGGGIAGLTVALELAEAGQQVYLVERDRQLGGNVARIDSTFPYLDSARDIIREHIIRVGHHSRIRIFLESELVELKGYVGDFHPKIKTDAGEVVELSVGAVVVCTGFREFDPARIEEYGYGRLPNVITSFELEAMLRSGRIETRDGKRPRYISIIHCVGSRSSQFHRYCSRVCCATALKYAHQIKSAIPDAYVSDLYIDMHAFGKGCEDLYKKSAEEKTLFLMYAKNQAPSIRFASPGDNCGMLIQMREVLSGKEIEIPSDLVVLMVGMEARADSGKVARLVNISRDKDGWFIESHPKLDPVATTTDGIFIAGACQGPKDIPDTVSQARAAAARILAKIAQGKIAVDAVFSEVEDQFCSGCRTCGAVCPYGAIEYDEKTGHSRVISAVCKACGCCVAACPSGAIKIRHSTDEQIYAQLEAVL, from the coding sequence ATGCAAGGCGAGCGGATCGGCGTTTACATCTGTAACTGCGGCACCAACATCGCCAAAATGGTCGACCCGGATGCGGTTGCCGAAGCGGCAAAGGAGATTCCAGGTGTCGCCAGCGCCCGCTCGTACAAATACATGTGCTCCAATCCCGGCCAGGAAATGATTGCCCAGGATATCCGGGATCTTTCCCTGACCCGCGTGGTGGTATCGGCATGCAGCCCGCGCATGCACGAAGGCACGTTCCGCAAAGTGCTGGAACGGGCAGGTATCAATCCCTACTTGCTGGAGATGGCCAACATACGGGAGCAGTGCAGTTGGATCCACGAAGACAAGGTGGCGGCAACCGAGAAAGCCAAGGACCTGACGCGTGCCGCCATTCAGCGAGTGAAATACCACGAACCGCTGGAGAGCCGTTCGGTGGCGATGTGCCCCGCCACCCTGGTGCTCGGTGGCGGCATTGCGGGCCTGACGGTTGCGCTCGAACTGGCCGAGGCCGGACAACAGGTGTACTTAGTCGAGCGCGACCGCCAACTCGGCGGCAACGTGGCGCGGATCGACTCCACCTTTCCTTACCTCGATTCCGCCCGCGACATTATCAGGGAACACATTATTCGGGTCGGCCACCATTCACGCATCCGCATTTTTCTAGAAAGTGAATTGGTTGAGTTGAAGGGATATGTCGGTGACTTCCATCCGAAAATCAAAACCGACGCCGGCGAGGTGGTCGAACTTAGCGTCGGCGCGGTGGTGGTCTGCACCGGCTTCCGGGAATTCGACCCGGCCCGCATCGAGGAGTACGGCTACGGCCGCCTGCCGAACGTGATCACGTCGTTCGAGTTGGAGGCGATGCTGCGAAGCGGGCGGATCGAAACTCGCGACGGTAAGCGCCCGCGCTACATTTCGATCATCCACTGCGTGGGTAGCCGCAGCTCGCAGTTCCATCGCTATTGCTCACGCGTCTGCTGTGCGACCGCGCTCAAATACGCACACCAGATCAAGTCGGCGATTCCGGACGCATATGTTTCCGACCTGTACATCGACATGCACGCCTTCGGCAAAGGCTGCGAAGACCTCTACAAGAAGAGCGCCGAAGAAAAAACCCTGTTCCTGATGTACGCCAAGAACCAGGCGCCGTCGATCCGCTTCGCGAGCCCGGGGGACAACTGCGGCATGTTGATACAGATGAGGGAAGTGCTATCGGGCAAGGAAATCGAGATTCCGTCGGATTTGGTGGTGCTGATGGTCGGCATGGAAGCGCGCGCGGATTCGGGCAAGGTCGCGCGCCTGGTCAACATCAGTCGTGATAAGGACGGCTGGTTCATCGAGAGCCACCCCAAGCTGGATCCGGTCGCCACCACGACCGACGGCATCTTTATCGCCGGCGCTTGTCAGGGGCCCAAGGACATTCCCGACACCGTATCCCAGGCGCGGGCGGCGGCGGCACGCATCCTGGCAAAGATTGCGCAAGGAAAAATCGCGGTCGACGCGGTGTTTTCCGAGGTCGAAGACCAGTTCTGTTCGGGATGTCGCACGTGTGGCGCGGTTTGCCCTTATGGGGCCATCGAGTACGACGAGAAAACCGGCCATAGCCGCGTCATCAGCGCGGTTTGCAAAGCCTGCGGATGCTGCGTCGCCGCCTGCCCCTCAGGAGCAATCAAGATACGCCACTCTACGGACGAGCAGATTTACGCCCAACTCGAAGCCGTGCTCTGA